In a single window of the Melissococcus plutonius ATCC 35311 genome:
- a CDS encoding ABC transporter ATP-binding protein: MHTIEFKKVEKRFKDGDQIIQALKQTSISIDQGKFIAIVGPSGSGKSTFLTLAGGLQQPSRGEIFINGQPFSSKNERERSNLRFKEIGFILQSSNLVPFLTAKKQLILVDKVNRTNHQSYAISLFNQLGIAHLANKFPNQLSGGERQRVAIARALYNDPTIILADEPTASLDSKKAYEVVKILANETKEKNKAIVMVTHDTRLVHLCDTVFIMQDGVLQKANHPLEE, encoded by the coding sequence ATGCATACAATTGAATTTAAAAAGGTGGAAAAAAGGTTTAAGGATGGCGATCAAATAATTCAAGCTTTGAAGCAAACAAGTATATCGATAGATCAAGGAAAATTTATTGCCATTGTTGGTCCATCGGGTTCCGGTAAAAGTACCTTTTTAACTTTAGCGGGTGGACTACAGCAACCTTCAAGGGGAGAAATCTTCATTAATGGTCAGCCGTTTAGTTCAAAGAATGAAAGGGAACGCAGTAACTTGCGTTTTAAAGAGATTGGTTTTATTTTACAATCCTCAAATTTAGTTCCTTTTTTGACGGCAAAAAAACAATTAATTTTAGTAGATAAGGTGAACCGAACCAACCATCAATCTTATGCGATAAGTCTTTTTAATCAATTGGGAATTGCTCATTTAGCAAATAAATTCCCAAATCAACTTTCAGGTGGCGAGCGTCAACGAGTAGCCATTGCTCGTGCCCTATATAATGATCCTACAATTATCTTGGCAGATGAGCCGACAGCCAGTTTGGATTCAAAAAAAGCTTATGAAGTAGTTAAAATTTTAGCAAATGAAACTAAAGAAAAAAATAAAGCAATTGTAATGGTTACTCATGATACCCGTCTGGTTCATCTATGTGATACAGTATTTATCATGCAAGATGGTGTTTTACAAAAAGCAAATCACCCACTAGAAGAATAA
- a CDS encoding phage tail tip lysozyme — protein MKNDSTTKIAIKVWNYLTNKTWSKESVIGILGNIQSESGNIAKH, from the coding sequence ATAAAAAACGACTCTACAACAAAAATAGCAATAAAAGTTTGGAATTACCTAACAAACAAAACTTGGAGTAAAGAATCAGTAATAGGCATTCTAGGCAATATACAGTCTGAAAGTGGAAATATTGCTAAGCATTAG
- a CDS encoding DeoR/GlpR family DNA-binding transcription regulator, whose product MIRDERYKAIMNLLTMSDTGTIKVNDIMEKLSVSDMTVRRDLATMEVQGLLKRVHGGAKINTFNEELSHKEKQIINIAEKKAIAQKAVELINEDEAIFLGPGTTIELVAKAINKKNLLLVTNCLPVFKILNTKREQNQIYLIGGELRNSTQAFVGEIPNKILMTMKFHKTFFSCNALKEQAIMTATLEEGQTQAIALDNSQERFLLVDASKIGKTDFCVYYDLNKMTKIITNKDTQRHYEQIKNEHVLLVETDL is encoded by the coding sequence TTGATAAGAGATGAACGATACAAGGCGATTATGAACTTGTTAACTATGTCAGATACTGGAACAATTAAGGTAAATGATATTATGGAAAAACTAAGTGTTTCTGATATGACAGTTAGAAGAGACCTGGCAACTATGGAAGTACAAGGATTGCTTAAAAGAGTTCATGGGGGAGCAAAAATTAATACATTTAACGAGGAACTATCTCATAAAGAAAAGCAAATTATTAACATAGCAGAGAAAAAGGCGATTGCTCAAAAAGCAGTTGAACTGATAAATGAGGATGAAGCTATCTTTTTAGGTCCAGGTACAACGATCGAACTTGTGGCAAAAGCAATCAATAAAAAAAATCTTTTGTTGGTAACGAACTGCTTACCTGTGTTTAAAATTTTAAACACAAAGAGAGAACAAAATCAGATTTATTTGATTGGTGGTGAGCTAAGAAATAGTACACAAGCTTTTGTAGGAGAAATTCCTAATAAAATTTTGATGACTATGAAATTTCATAAAACTTTTTTTAGTTGTAATGCATTGAAAGAACAAGCAATTATGACCGCTACTTTGGAAGAAGGGCAAACCCAGGCGATTGCCTTAGATAACTCACAAGAACGTTTTTTATTAGTAGATGCTTCTAAAATTGGAAAAACAGATTTTTGTGTTTATTATGATCTAAATAAAATGACCAAAATTATTACAAATAAAGACACACAACGGCATTACGAACAAATTAAAAATGAACATGTGTTATTAGTGGAAACTGATTTGTAG
- the lacA gene encoding galactose-6-phosphate isomerase subunit LacA: MKRVVIGADTEGMMLKNYIKQYLIENGFELIDKSEEPSEDFVESTVKIAQEVLANQESLGIAFDGYGAGSFMVATKIKGMIAAEVSDERSAYMTREHNNARMITIGEKIVGEELAKNIVKEFLRADYAGGRHQIRVDMLNKMA; encoded by the coding sequence ATGAAGCGAGTTGTGATAGGAGCAGATACTGAAGGTATGATGTTAAAAAATTATATCAAACAGTATTTAATAGAAAACGGGTTTGAGCTCATCGATAAAAGCGAAGAACCTTCTGAAGACTTTGTTGAATCAACGGTTAAGATTGCTCAAGAAGTGCTAGCTAATCAAGAAAGTTTAGGAATTGCTTTTGATGGGTATGGTGCTGGGAGTTTTATGGTAGCAACAAAAATAAAAGGAATGATTGCAGCAGAAGTATCTGATGAACGTTCTGCTTATATGACACGTGAACATAATAATGCTCGTATGATTACTATAGGTGAAAAAATTGTTGGAGAGGAATTAGCCAAGAATATTGTAAAAGAATTTTTACGCGCAGACTATGCAGGTGGTCGGCATCAAATTCGTGTGGATATGTTAAATAAAATGGCATAA
- the lacC gene encoding tagatose-6-phosphate kinase — protein sequence MIVTITMNPSIDISYPLEQFQLNTVNRVNHVKKTAGGKGLNVTRTLKQLNTDVIASGLIGGFLGEQIKAQLNEQGIQHAFSRIAGETRNCIAILHDGKQTEILEKGPKITSEEAENFLKEFKQLVKKADILSFSGSLPEGLSKDFYIQMIKICNEQNKPVVLDCSGESLEYVLKGTEKPLLIKPNVEELSGLLNKKLPEDLNEFRSILDQPIFSGIEWIVVSMGGQGAFAKHQENFYQVKIPKIEVKNPVGSGDVTVAGLTYALSENKSDLEVLKIANTLGMLNAQEAETGGVNMDHFDDLSKQIEIIKF from the coding sequence ATGATTGTTACGATTACAATGAACCCATCGATTGATATTTCCTATCCACTTGAACAGTTTCAACTTAATACTGTCAATCGGGTAAATCATGTGAAAAAGACAGCTGGTGGAAAAGGTCTAAATGTTACACGTACCTTAAAACAATTGAACACTGATGTTATTGCAAGCGGTTTAATTGGTGGCTTTTTAGGAGAACAAATTAAAGCACAATTAAATGAACAAGGAATTCAACATGCATTTTCTAGGATTGCTGGTGAAACAAGAAATTGTATTGCCATATTGCATGATGGAAAACAAACGGAGATTTTAGAAAAGGGACCTAAGATTACATCTGAGGAAGCAGAAAATTTTCTAAAGGAATTTAAGCAATTGGTTAAAAAGGCGGATATTCTTTCGTTTTCAGGAAGTTTGCCAGAAGGGCTCTCCAAAGATTTTTATATTCAGATGATTAAGATTTGTAATGAACAAAATAAACCTGTTGTTTTAGATTGTTCAGGTGAATCATTAGAATATGTATTAAAAGGTACTGAAAAACCTCTACTCATTAAGCCAAATGTTGAAGAGCTCTCAGGTTTGTTAAATAAAAAGTTACCAGAAGATCTAAATGAATTCCGATCCATTTTAGACCAACCGATTTTTTCAGGAATTGAGTGGATTGTTGTTTCAATGGGAGGTCAGGGAGCATTCGCTAAACATCAGGAAAATTTTTATCAAGTAAAAATACCAAAAATTGAAGTTAAAAATCCAGTCGGCTCTGGTGATGTAACTGTGGCTGGGTTAACTTACGCTCTTTCAGAAAATAAATCTGATTTAGAAGTCTTAAAAATCGCAAATACTCTAGGAATGTTGAATGCACAAGAAGCAGAAACTGGCGGAGTAAATATGGATCATTTTGACGATTTATCAAAACAAATCGAAATAATTAAATTTTAA
- the lacD gene encoding tagatose-bisphosphate aldolase produces the protein MRLISEKKAIMQQLVNEKQVISAIAIDQRGALKKMISKFQSEAASDKQIERFKEIISSELTPDTSAILLDPEYGLPAAKVRDKQAGLLLAYEKTGYDAATPGRLPDILPVWSVKRLKEAGAQACKFLLYYDIDEPDEINEQKKAFMERIGSECLAEKLPFFLELISYDAGNPDANSKEFAVKKPNKVIATMKEFSNPRYAIDVLKVEIPVNMNYVEGIATSKEEIVYSKAEAATYFKEQSKATDLPFIFLSAGVTAELFQQTLQFAKSAGSTFNGVLCGRATWANGVESFVLQGEAAARKWMQDVGRKNLSELNAILKETATPIEWS, from the coding sequence ATGCGGTTAATATCTGAAAAAAAAGCTATCATGCAACAATTAGTCAATGAGAAACAAGTTATTAGTGCTATAGCGATTGATCAACGAGGAGCATTAAAGAAAATGATCAGTAAATTTCAGTCAGAAGCAGCTAGTGACAAACAAATTGAACGATTTAAAGAAATTATTTCTTCCGAGTTAACACCAGATACTTCTGCCATTTTATTAGATCCGGAATATGGATTACCTGCAGCTAAAGTGCGAGACAAGCAAGCTGGATTATTACTAGCCTATGAAAAGACCGGTTATGATGCAGCGACACCTGGACGTTTGCCAGATATCTTACCCGTTTGGTCTGTTAAGCGATTAAAAGAAGCAGGCGCTCAAGCATGTAAATTCTTATTATATTACGATATCGATGAGCCAGATGAAATTAATGAACAAAAAAAGGCATTTATGGAACGAATCGGTTCAGAATGTTTAGCAGAAAAATTACCTTTTTTCCTTGAACTTATTTCCTACGATGCAGGTAATCCTGATGCTAATTCAAAAGAATTTGCTGTAAAAAAACCAAATAAAGTTATTGCAACAATGAAGGAATTCTCAAATCCTCGTTATGCAATTGATGTATTAAAAGTTGAAATACCTGTAAATATGAATTATGTTGAAGGAATTGCAACAAGTAAGGAAGAAATCGTTTATTCTAAAGCAGAGGCAGCAACTTATTTTAAAGAACAATCAAAAGCAACCGACCTACCATTTATTTTTTTAAGTGCAGGCGTTACTGCTGAACTTTTCCAACAAACATTGCAATTTGCCAAGTCAGCTGGATCAACATTTAATGGCGTGCTCTGTGGTAGAGCAACATGGGCAAATGGTGTAGAATCCTTTGTCCTTCAAGGCGAAGCAGCAGCCAGAAAATGGATGCAAGATGTTGGTAGAAAAAATCTTTCAGAATTAAATGCTATACTAAAAGAGACAGCAACACCGATTGAGTGGTCGTAA
- a CDS encoding ABC transporter ATP-binding protein produces MEISIDNLIKFYTNESVVLKGINTNLKNGITGLIGPNGAGKSTLIKILVGLEKVSSGHIHYLDHSEPSFNLKASLGYVPQNFQLPNNLTGEEFLDFMSTAKGIGYRTAKQNSLQLLDLLNLTQVARKRISTYSGGMKQRLGIAQSLLNHPKLLILDESTVGLDPDERLNLKHIMTELAENTVILLSTHIVSDIESVANHIIILDQGEIQVQGNTDALLKTIDGKVWELTVSPEEYQNKQQEYFIINTFHKQNKIEMRVISKKQPKDEANLIYPTLEDLYLYHIRYKKANREKQVAL; encoded by the coding sequence ATGGAAATCAGTATTGATAACCTAATAAAATTTTATACCAATGAATCTGTTGTACTTAAAGGAATAAATACAAATCTAAAAAATGGTATTACTGGTCTGATTGGGCCTAATGGTGCTGGAAAATCAACATTAATCAAAATTTTGGTTGGTTTGGAAAAAGTTAGTAGTGGTCATATTCATTATCTTGATCATTCGGAGCCTTCTTTTAACTTGAAAGCATCTTTAGGTTATGTACCTCAAAATTTCCAACTACCCAATAATCTGACTGGTGAAGAATTCTTAGATTTTATGAGTACAGCAAAGGGAATTGGTTATAGAACGGCAAAACAAAACAGTTTGCAGCTCTTAGATTTACTTAATCTTACCCAAGTTGCGAGAAAAAGGATTTCCACGTATTCTGGTGGGATGAAACAACGGTTAGGAATTGCTCAATCTCTGTTAAATCATCCAAAATTGTTGATTCTGGATGAATCAACAGTTGGACTTGATCCTGATGAAAGACTGAATTTAAAACATATTATGACCGAACTTGCTGAGAATACAGTCATTTTATTGTCTACCCATATTGTTTCAGACATAGAATCAGTAGCAAATCATATTATTATCTTAGACCAGGGTGAAATACAAGTACAAGGAAATACAGATGCCTTATTAAAGACGATAGACGGAAAGGTTTGGGAGTTAACGGTTTCGCCAGAAGAATATCAAAATAAGCAACAAGAATATTTTATCATCAATACGTTCCATAAACAAAACAAGATAGAAATGCGCGTTATTTCTAAGAAGCAACCAAAAGATGAAGCAAACTTAATCTACCCAACATTAGAAGATCTTTACCTATATCATATTCGTTATAAAAAGGCTAATCGAGAAAAACAGGTAGCATTATGA
- a CDS encoding ROK family transcriptional regulator, whose translation MVYSKYTIREQNEATILNYIIKNKEISRAKLAEISSLNKASVSSIVKKLIDEQFILETKIGESSESGGRKPILLTFNQTTALLIGIDLGDNYIDALLSYIDGTEITRIQLKNSTIHAKNVETIIHTIITECEKQAPQTPHGIVGLTIGIHGQVFKEMIRFTPYYDLENINLAKRLNDRYEFPVYLENEANLSALGEYTFSSDYESLVTISLHRGIGAGIVKQGKLTIGYQGNAGEIGHTILIPNGRQCPCGNKGCLEQYCSMKIICDEIKEKKKWHDFNMDRLVQAYHDNDALLVSQIEKYAELLAIGINNIIAINAPQLVIFNSSLTQALPEMVALIKKQLTNRFSKDVVIMNSATTWNPAIYGALAYSAQRFLNIKQLKLIDWK comes from the coding sequence ATGGTGTATAGCAAATATACAATTCGTGAACAAAATGAAGCAACCATTTTAAATTATATTATTAAGAATAAAGAAATTTCCCGAGCAAAATTAGCAGAAATTTCCTCCCTAAATAAAGCTTCCGTTTCATCCATTGTCAAAAAATTAATCGATGAACAATTTATTTTAGAAACAAAGATTGGAGAATCTTCTGAATCAGGCGGTAGAAAACCTATTTTACTTACTTTTAATCAAACGACTGCATTGTTAATAGGAATTGATTTAGGAGATAATTATATAGATGCTCTTCTTTCTTACATTGATGGCACAGAAATTACTAGAATACAATTGAAAAATAGCACTATTCATGCAAAGAATGTGGAAACAATCATTCATACAATTATTACTGAGTGTGAAAAACAAGCTCCCCAAACACCACATGGCATTGTCGGTTTAACAATTGGTATTCATGGTCAGGTATTTAAAGAGATGATTCGATTTACACCTTATTATGATTTGGAAAATATTAACCTTGCTAAACGCTTAAACGATCGGTATGAATTTCCTGTCTATCTTGAGAACGAAGCAAATTTATCTGCACTTGGTGAATATACATTTTCTTCTGACTATGAATCTTTAGTCACCATTAGTCTCCATCGAGGGATTGGCGCGGGAATTGTAAAACAAGGAAAACTAACGATTGGCTACCAAGGAAATGCTGGTGAAATTGGGCATACCATCCTAATTCCTAATGGCAGACAATGTCCTTGTGGAAATAAGGGCTGTCTTGAACAATATTGTTCAATGAAAATAATTTGTGATGAAATAAAAGAAAAGAAAAAATGGCATGACTTTAATATGGACCGTCTCGTTCAAGCCTATCATGACAATGATGCCTTACTAGTCAGTCAAATAGAAAAATATGCTGAATTACTTGCCATTGGCATTAATAATATTATTGCCATCAATGCACCACAACTTGTTATTTTCAATAGTTCATTGACACAGGCTTTACCTGAAATGGTTGCATTGATTAAGAAACAATTAACAAATCGTTTTTCTAAAGATGTTGTTATTATGAATAGTGCAACCACTTGGAATCCAGCTATTTATGGTGCATTAGCTTACTCTGCCCAGCGATTTTTAAATATTAAACAATTAAAATTGATAGATTGGAAATAA
- the xylA gene encoding xylose isomerase, with the protein MYFPEVKKVTFEGTTTNNSFAFRHYNPDEVILGKSMKEHLRFALAYWHTMTQDGTDPFGDPSHIRTWFGETPMETAKNRVEAFFEILEKLDVDYFCFHDVDIAPQGDSLEEFFNNIDEITDLIKEKMEKTGKKLLWNTANLFSHPRFTNGAASSNNAEVFAIAAAQVKKGLDINKKLNGENYVFWGGREGYETLLNTDMGFEQDNMARLFKMAIQYGQKINHKPQFLIEPKAMEPSKHQYDFDAATTMAFIQKYQLEEDFKLNLEANHATLAGHTFDHELTVARTYHALGSIDANQGDPLLGWDTDEFPTDIYEATFAMYQILENGGIAPCGLNFDAKVRRSSFEMEDLLLSHIAGMDTYARGLKAAAKLMESKFLENIKQERYKSYHEGIGQRILDNKEDLESLTTYALQHDQVKLSSSHIEHVRSLLNDYLV; encoded by the coding sequence ATGTATTTTCCTGAGGTAAAAAAAGTGACATTTGAAGGTACTACAACAAACAACTCTTTTGCATTTAGACATTATAATCCGGATGAAGTTATTTTAGGTAAATCGATGAAAGAACATCTGCGATTTGCTTTAGCGTATTGGCATACAATGACTCAAGATGGTACCGATCCTTTTGGCGATCCTTCCCATATTCGTACTTGGTTTGGAGAAACACCAATGGAGACAGCTAAAAATCGGGTAGAAGCCTTTTTTGAAATTTTAGAAAAATTAGATGTTGATTATTTTTGTTTTCATGATGTTGATATTGCACCACAAGGAGATTCGTTAGAAGAGTTTTTTAATAATATTGATGAGATAACCGATTTAATCAAAGAAAAAATGGAAAAAACAGGTAAAAAATTACTATGGAATACGGCAAATTTATTTTCGCATCCAAGATTTACCAACGGTGCTGCTTCTTCAAACAATGCAGAAGTATTTGCCATCGCGGCAGCTCAGGTAAAAAAGGGATTAGATATCAATAAAAAATTAAATGGTGAAAATTATGTTTTTTGGGGAGGACGTGAAGGATACGAAACCTTGTTGAATACAGATATGGGATTTGAACAAGACAATATGGCTCGCCTGTTTAAAATGGCGATTCAATATGGTCAAAAAATCAACCATAAACCACAATTTTTAATCGAACCGAAAGCCATGGAACCTTCAAAACACCAATATGATTTTGATGCAGCAACAACCATGGCATTTATTCAAAAATACCAGTTAGAAGAAGACTTCAAATTAAATTTAGAAGCGAATCATGCCACATTAGCTGGCCATACATTTGATCATGAATTGACGGTTGCTCGTACGTATCATGCGTTAGGCTCTATTGATGCAAATCAGGGAGACCCCTTACTTGGTTGGGATACGGATGAATTTCCTACAGATATTTATGAAGCAACGTTTGCGATGTATCAGATTTTGGAAAATGGTGGGATTGCACCATGTGGTCTAAATTTTGATGCTAAGGTGCGTCGTTCCTCATTTGAAATGGAAGATTTGTTATTATCTCACATTGCTGGTATGGATACTTATGCAAGAGGATTAAAAGCAGCAGCAAAATTAATGGAATCAAAATTTTTAGAAAATATAAAACAGGAACGTTACAAGAGTTATCATGAAGGCATAGGACAACGCATTTTAGACAATAAAGAAGATTTGGAAAGTTTAACAACCTATGCACTTCAACACGATCAAGTAAAATTATCGTCTAGTCATATTGAACATGTGAGATCGCTTTTAAATGACTATTTAGTGTAG
- the xylB gene encoding xylulokinase, whose translation MAYVIGFDLGTSSLKGILMNKMGVVIDTLSYSYPILMPKTGFSEQNPEEWINACQRIIRQLIEKYPNLKQDLMGISFSGQMHSLVVLNKNKEILRNAILWNDVRTTVQCKQIQELLGDRLIEITQNKPLERFTLPKLLWLQENEPMIWEQVRHIMLPKDYLRFWLTGHIATDYSDAAGTLLMGLKGKAWSLPLLDLFKVPQDYLPEIKKSTDMAGKMRKELKEAFGLTHDIMIYTGGADNACSAIGAGILNSETAMVSIGTSGVFLSYEAEAEVEYKGTLHLFNHAVDDAFYSMGVTLSAGRSLDWFKNTFAKEASFEELTSQITDVEPGANGLFFTPYIAGERTPYADSTIRGSFIGIDASHTLKYFTRAAMEGITFSLKDSQMLMQTIANKSFKKIISTGGGARNPNWLHMQADIFDSPIVCLKTEQGPGFGAAMLAAIGLGWYRSIEECAKQIVHYTEPIFPNPKNVSIYTPIYEHYRAIYPAIHSLSSYQKIK comes from the coding sequence ATGGCGTACGTAATAGGTTTTGATTTAGGTACCAGTAGTTTAAAAGGAATATTAATGAATAAGATGGGTGTAGTGATTGATACACTGTCCTATTCTTATCCAATTCTCATGCCCAAAACGGGATTTAGTGAACAAAATCCTGAAGAATGGATAAATGCTTGTCAACGAATTATAAGGCAGTTAATAGAAAAATATCCTAATTTAAAGCAAGATTTGATGGGAATTAGCTTCTCTGGACAGATGCATAGTTTGGTTGTTTTGAATAAAAACAAAGAAATCTTAAGAAATGCTATATTATGGAATGATGTCAGAACCACTGTACAATGCAAACAAATTCAAGAATTGCTTGGTGATCGCTTAATAGAAATTACCCAAAATAAACCATTAGAGAGATTTACTTTACCAAAACTACTTTGGTTGCAGGAAAATGAACCAATGATTTGGGAACAGGTTCGACATATCATGTTACCTAAAGATTATTTAAGATTTTGGTTAACCGGTCATATTGCTACTGATTATTCAGATGCAGCAGGAACTTTACTGATGGGCCTTAAAGGTAAAGCATGGTCACTGCCTTTATTAGATTTATTTAAGGTCCCTCAAGACTATTTACCGGAAATTAAAAAATCAACCGATATGGCTGGAAAAATGCGTAAGGAACTAAAAGAAGCCTTTGGCTTAACGCATGATATCATGATTTATACAGGTGGGGCTGACAATGCTTGTTCTGCTATTGGTGCTGGGATTTTAAATTCAGAAACGGCAATGGTAAGTATTGGTACTTCTGGTGTTTTCTTATCTTACGAAGCAGAAGCAGAAGTTGAATACAAAGGCACATTGCATCTCTTCAATCATGCTGTTGATGATGCTTTCTATTCGATGGGAGTTACCCTATCAGCGGGTAGGAGTCTAGATTGGTTTAAAAATACTTTTGCTAAGGAAGCCAGCTTTGAAGAATTAACGAGCCAAATAACAGATGTAGAGCCAGGTGCAAATGGTCTATTTTTTACTCCTTATATTGCTGGTGAAAGAACACCCTATGCAGATAGTACAATTCGAGGAAGTTTTATTGGGATTGATGCTTCACATACATTAAAATACTTTACCCGGGCAGCAATGGAAGGAATTACTTTTTCATTAAAAGATTCACAAATGCTCATGCAGACGATTGCGAATAAATCGTTCAAAAAAATTATTTCTACAGGCGGCGGAGCAAGGAATCCCAATTGGTTACACATGCAAGCTGATATTTTTGATTCACCGATCGTATGTCTGAAAACAGAACAGGGACCTGGGTTTGGAGCAGCTATGTTAGCGGCAATTGGTTTAGGTTGGTATCGAAGTATTGAGGAATGTGCCAAGCAGATTGTACATTATACAGAGCCAATATTTCCTAATCCAAAAAATGTTTCTATTTATACACCAATTTATGAACATTATCGAGCAATTTATCCAGCAATTCACTCCCTTTCCTCCTATCAAAAAATTAAGTAA
- a CDS encoding membrane protein, which produces MKKNREITLFVLLVVIASVFSFLFFRNTQQILITGDLPFHFSRIKGLSSVFSGPINFTTFNSYGGGVNFFYPYLTLFPAVIFYWMTNNLILSYVLYVWILNVCTILVTYYYGQKFFKRVDAAFLFSCLYTFYGYRLIDIYQRSAIAESIALTIMPVVLYYTYALIFEKKNCVIPLAISMSLLFYTHVISTLMSVIVIGLLFIGSIFSKRKNKEEIFNLILRLAKAVGWTILLTMYFWYPMLQQVRHQKIKRPFQPILQDRALNFSDSLIGAINNDLITFTMGIIGVASLILPLFFFKKFGKKEKIIYFCAVITWFLSTNLFPWQLLQKTPIQLIQFPWRILGFQILFGSLILVIAFLKWETTKKKRIGSIVGIFILLFTMTMATKVNYSHRIQSYPGRLIMTKEAVTHYTTSRIGGTHDYVPLDAMNHAGHLEKHEVKVGNKWKNASHKAYGAKIVYTVEESEAQKITLPVFNYWGTVTKVNGQKTRMENDDGLVSIKGKKGITIVEISSTYPTTMILALLLSVGTLLFLFIRYLVSRIMNAKNIETVTNVSEDNYQVNTI; this is translated from the coding sequence TTGAAAAAAAATAGAGAAATAACCTTATTTGTGCTGCTGGTAGTTATTGCTAGCGTTTTTTCCTTTTTATTTTTTAGAAATACACAACAAATCTTGATAACAGGGGATCTACCCTTTCATTTTTCTAGAATAAAAGGATTGTCCTCTGTATTTTCTGGTCCAATCAATTTTACTACATTTAACAGTTATGGTGGTGGCGTAAACTTTTTTTATCCCTACCTAACACTTTTTCCAGCCGTGATCTTTTACTGGATGACAAATAATTTGATTTTAAGTTATGTTCTATATGTTTGGATACTGAATGTTTGTACAATTTTAGTAACCTATTATTACGGTCAAAAGTTTTTTAAACGGGTAGATGCAGCATTCTTATTCAGTTGTCTGTATACCTTTTATGGTTATCGTCTAATCGATATCTATCAACGTTCAGCCATTGCAGAATCAATTGCTCTAACGATTATGCCAGTTGTCCTATATTACACGTATGCTCTTATTTTTGAAAAGAAGAACTGTGTAATTCCTTTAGCCATCAGTATGAGTTTGCTCTTTTATACCCACGTTATTTCCACGCTCATGAGTGTTATTGTTATTGGATTACTCTTTATTGGTTCTATATTTTCTAAGCGAAAAAATAAAGAAGAAATTTTCAACTTGATTCTAAGGCTGGCAAAAGCCGTTGGATGGACGATTCTCCTAACAATGTATTTTTGGTATCCAATGCTACAGCAAGTTCGACATCAAAAAATAAAGCGTCCTTTTCAGCCAATCCTGCAAGATAGGGCATTGAACTTCTCTGACAGTTTGATTGGTGCAATAAACAATGATCTGATAACATTTACCATGGGAATTATTGGAGTGGCTTCATTAATTCTTCCGCTTTTCTTTTTTAAAAAATTTGGTAAAAAAGAAAAAATCATTTATTTTTGTGCAGTAATCACTTGGTTTTTATCAACTAATCTTTTTCCATGGCAACTTTTACAAAAAACACCCATTCAATTGATTCAATTTCCTTGGAGAATCTTAGGTTTTCAAATACTTTTTGGGTCATTAATTTTAGTCATAGCATTTTTGAAATGGGAAACAACTAAGAAAAAACGGATAGGAAGCATTGTAGGCATTTTCATTCTCCTTTTTACAATGACCATGGCAACAAAAGTAAATTATTCGCACAGAATCCAATCATATCCAGGTCGCTTGATTATGACAAAAGAGGCTGTTACACATTATACTACTTCACGGATTGGAGGAACCCATGATTATGTCCCACTAGATGCGATGAATCATGCAGGGCATTTAGAAAAACATGAAGTGAAAGTTGGAAATAAATGGAAAAATGCCTCCCATAAAGCCTATGGTGCAAAAATAGTCTATACAGTAGAAGAATCGGAAGCACAAAAAATTACGTTACCTGTTTTCAATTATTGGGGAACAGTCACAAAAGTAAATGGTCAAAAAACTAGAATGGAAAATGATGACGGCTTAGTATCAATTAAAGGAAAGAAAGGAATAACAATTGTTGAGATTTCATCTACTTATCCAACAACAATGATCCTAGCTTTGTTGTTAAGTGTAGGAACCCTTTTATTTTTATTTATACGATATTTAGTAAGCAGAATAATGAATGCTAAAAATATAGAGACTGTTACAAATGTGTCAGAAGATAATTATCAAGTTAACACTATCTAA